A segment of the Vibrio sp. YMD68 genome:
GCCAGAGAATGAATAAACACAAAGTAGCTATCGGCCTGAACAGTAATCTCTGAACCAATAGGATCAAGCTCTCCTAGCCCTACATTACTACCTCGGGTTACAGACTCTACAATTGCTGGGGTAAATTGTGGCTCTGAAAATACGCACTTGGCTTGATTTTCCTGTAAAGTTTTCTTAATCGCTATTAGGCTTTTTGCACCTGGCTTCCTATCCGGGCTAACGGTAAAGTAACCCAAGTGGTTCAATTGATAATCGGATTCAAAATATCCATAAGCGTCATGGAAGACATAGTAGCCATTTTTCTTAACTGGTTTTAGCTTATCTTCAATCAGCGCTTTTTCTTTTTTTAACCGCAATTCAAACATCTGATAGTTTTGTTGGTACTGCTCACGGTTGCTCGGCTCTAGTAAAGATAAGCGATCAGCTAGGGCCTTTGCGACCTGTAATGTAGGCTCGTAACCTAACCAAAAATGAGGATCATGGTCACCATGATCATGACCATCATGTTGACCATGGTCGTGATCTCCTTGGTACTCTCGCAAGGCAAGATGAGGAATGTCACTTAATGTAAGTACGTTGTTTTGATTCGACAAAACACCGGTTAAGAAGGGTTCTAAATCGTTCCCATACCAAACCACAAGATCGGCGCTACGGATACGTCGTATGTCAGAAGGACGCAATGCATAATCATGAGGGGACGTGTTGTTTGCTAGCAATACATCGGCATCACCGGCGTTGAGCGTTATTTCAGTGGCGATCATTTGAATCGGCTTAATGCTCGTCAGTAGGTTCATTGCCCAAGCAGAGTTAATATTAAAAAATAGGATTGAAGCAATTAATAAACGAAATCTCATTTGCGTGCCAGTCATCGTTCTGTAGAATATGAAGGGAATGGATGTTACATTATAACAATAGCTAATTGCAAATGAGTTCTATTTATGCCCCCCTTGATTGAGTTAAACAATATCTGCGTAACGTTTAACAATAAGCGCGTCTTAGACAATGTTAACTTAACACTTGAACGAAAAAAAATAACCACGCTCATCGGGCCTAACGGAGCCGGAAAGTCGACCTTAGTTAAGGTTTTACTAGGCCTCCAAAAGGTTGACTCTGGAATCGTGAA
Coding sequences within it:
- the znuA gene encoding zinc ABC transporter substrate-binding protein ZnuA, with the translated sequence MTGTQMRFRLLIASILFFNINSAWAMNLLTSIKPIQMIATEITLNAGDADVLLANNTSPHDYALRPSDIRRIRSADLVVWYGNDLEPFLTGVLSNQNNVLTLSDIPHLALREYQGDHDHGQHDGHDHGDHDPHFWLGYEPTLQVAKALADRLSLLEPSNREQYQQNYQMFELRLKKEKALIEDKLKPVKKNGYYVFHDAYGYFESDYQLNHLGYFTVSPDRKPGAKSLIAIKKTLQENQAKCVFSEPQFTPAIVESVTRGSNVGLGELDPIGSEITVQADSYFVFIHSLADSFVECLK